A region from the Pseudonocardia petroleophila genome encodes:
- a CDS encoding AMP-binding protein, with the protein MRDWNGLLTQLTPQKAAGLRAQGYWGERRLCHHVDEAASATPDRAAVVDRGGVTSYRELQRLSHVVAAGLGGLGVEPGDVVSWQLPNRLEVVVLMVACTRLGGVFNSLAPIFREREVSTMLALGAPKVVVTVESFRDFGHAKMMSAIAQDLSDVPTVVVIEGAGGDLGWPQLLASGQARLDAEGLVDAGTSADAVAQLAFTSGTTGEPKGILHTHNSLYYGGRVIVERRGLTPDGVYHMASTLGHQTGILFGVLAPVQLGATMVLQDVWDAGDYLDMVEANGVTMTNGATPYLQDTLEHADFTARDTSTLRQVGCFGSGFPSPLARRAVQMLPGVEFYGIWGMTEVGLATAHSPGDPTGIVCDTDGHAVLPIEVAIRSDDLTEELGPDDEGEMVVRGPSRLPPARPATVALPRRRLVRHRRPGPDPFRRPVGDDRPQQGHHHPRRRERTCSGGRERPDRAPRRLVRCRGGRAGRAAPREGLRLPRSA; encoded by the coding sequence ATGCGCGACTGGAACGGACTGCTCACCCAGCTCACTCCGCAGAAGGCGGCCGGACTCCGGGCGCAGGGGTACTGGGGCGAGCGGCGGCTCTGCCACCACGTCGACGAGGCGGCGTCGGCAACGCCGGACCGGGCCGCCGTCGTGGACCGGGGTGGCGTCACCAGCTACCGGGAGCTGCAACGGCTGAGCCATGTCGTCGCGGCGGGCCTGGGCGGGCTCGGGGTCGAGCCCGGTGACGTGGTGAGCTGGCAGTTGCCGAACCGGCTCGAGGTGGTCGTGCTGATGGTGGCCTGCACCCGCCTCGGTGGGGTGTTCAACTCGCTGGCGCCGATCTTCCGCGAACGCGAGGTGTCGACGATGCTCGCACTGGGCGCCCCGAAGGTCGTCGTCACCGTGGAGTCCTTCCGCGACTTCGGCCACGCCAAGATGATGAGCGCGATCGCCCAGGACCTGTCCGACGTGCCCACCGTGGTGGTCATCGAGGGAGCCGGCGGCGACCTCGGCTGGCCGCAGCTGCTGGCGAGCGGGCAGGCCCGGCTCGACGCCGAGGGCCTGGTCGACGCCGGGACCAGCGCCGACGCCGTTGCCCAGCTCGCGTTCACCTCGGGCACCACGGGTGAGCCCAAGGGCATCCTGCACACCCACAACAGCCTCTACTACGGCGGGCGCGTGATCGTCGAGCGGCGCGGGTTGACCCCCGACGGCGTCTACCACATGGCCTCCACCCTCGGGCACCAGACCGGCATCCTGTTCGGCGTACTGGCCCCGGTCCAGCTCGGAGCGACCATGGTCCTGCAGGACGTCTGGGACGCGGGCGACTACCTGGACATGGTCGAGGCGAACGGCGTCACCATGACCAACGGGGCGACCCCCTACCTGCAGGACACCCTGGAGCACGCCGACTTCACGGCCAGGGACACCTCGACGCTGCGGCAGGTCGGATGCTTCGGGTCGGGCTTCCCCAGCCCGCTGGCCCGGCGGGCCGTGCAGATGCTGCCCGGCGTCGAGTTCTACGGGATCTGGGGGATGACCGAGGTCGGTCTGGCCACCGCGCACTCCCCCGGCGACCCGACCGGGATCGTGTGCGACACCGACGGCCACGCCGTGCTCCCGATCGAGGTGGCGATCCGCAGCGACGACCTCACCGAGGAGCTCGGACCCGACGATGAGGGCGAGATGGTCGTCCGCGGCCCGTCGCGGCTTCCTCCAGCCCGGCCTGCCACCGTCGCACTTCCTCGACGGCGACTGGTACGTCACCGGCGACCGGGGCCGGATCCGTTCCGACGGCCGGTTGGTGATGACCGCCCGCAGCAAGGACATCATCATCCGAGGCGGCGAGAACGTACCTGTTCTGGAGGTCGAGAACGTCCTGATCGAGCACCCCGACGTCTGGTCCGCTGCCGTGGTGGCCGTGCCGGACGAGCGGCTCCACGAGAAGGCCTGCGCCTGCCTCGTTCTGCGTGA
- a CDS encoding enoyl-CoA hydratase/isomerase family protein — MTELREVPLEQSRFAELLYDVTDGVARITLNRPAELNSFSTNLYRELRDAVRLATIDDAVDIVVITGNGRAFATGGDLKEVLAYLRPDADPLDIYRFEDNLPFETVRQCPKVTIAAVNGICMAGGLITTMSCDISVAVADAVFAAPEGKVGVAEGWMPAVMFGRVSMAKMRYLVLTGTAIPADKAERWGLITEVVPDAEALDRRVGEIIEEVRGTSPDVRRSYKQTINDIAPTGKMGDFREGTGTPDGIEGLSAFAEKRRPRYRNGTAHA; from the coding sequence ATGACAGAACTACGCGAGGTCCCGCTCGAACAGTCGCGCTTCGCCGAACTGCTCTACGACGTCACCGACGGCGTCGCCCGGATCACCCTGAACCGTCCCGCGGAACTCAACTCCTTCAGCACCAACCTCTACCGCGAACTCCGCGACGCCGTCCGGTTGGCCACCATCGACGACGCGGTCGACATCGTCGTCATCACCGGCAACGGGCGGGCCTTCGCCACCGGCGGCGATCTCAAGGAGGTGCTGGCCTACCTCCGGCCCGATGCCGACCCGCTCGACATCTACCGCTTCGAGGACAACCTGCCCTTCGAGACGGTGCGGCAGTGCCCGAAGGTCACGATCGCGGCGGTCAACGGGATCTGCATGGCCGGGGGGCTCATCACGACGATGTCGTGCGACATCTCGGTGGCGGTGGCCGATGCGGTGTTCGCCGCTCCCGAGGGCAAGGTCGGTGTCGCCGAGGGGTGGATGCCGGCGGTCATGTTCGGGCGGGTGAGCATGGCGAAGATGCGTTACCTCGTCCTGACCGGCACCGCGATCCCGGCCGACAAGGCCGAGCGCTGGGGCCTGATCACCGAGGTCGTGCCCGACGCCGAGGCCCTCGACCGCCGGGTCGGCGAGATCATCGAGGAGGTCCGCGGCACGTCACCCGACGTGCGTCGGTCCTACAAGCAGACGATCAACGACATCGCGCCCACCGGCAAGATGGGCGACTTCCGCGAGGGAACCGGCACCCCCGACGGCATCGAGGGGCTCAGCGCGTTCGCCGAGAAGCGCCGGCCCCGCTACCGCAACGGCACAGCCCACGCCTGA
- a CDS encoding TetR/AcrR family transcriptional regulator: protein MTRTRDPDVTGPDRRGRRAATRRTMILNAAATSMALHGYERVTLEQIGEQVGLSATGLYHYVSGKEDILAQLLTDTIEEIGRETDRLADGSVDPLVLLRAFVRAHLRVAVTTPAGRVLSNHQDIVVSDTYSDTIREARRRHERRLESIIADGAAEQVFRAPDPHNTARFVLGALNGVPRWAGSQATAVLTDSIAEQLVDHLINGIGTGPDTAGG from the coding sequence ATGACCAGGACCCGCGACCCGGACGTGACCGGTCCGGACCGGCGCGGTCGGCGCGCGGCGACCCGGCGCACCATGATCCTCAACGCCGCCGCCACCTCGATGGCCCTGCACGGCTACGAGCGGGTGACCCTGGAGCAGATCGGCGAGCAGGTCGGGCTCTCGGCCACGGGCCTCTACCACTACGTCAGCGGCAAGGAGGACATCCTCGCCCAGCTGCTGACCGACACGATCGAGGAGATCGGCCGCGAGACCGACCGGCTCGCCGACGGCTCCGTCGACCCGCTGGTGTTGCTGCGGGCCTTCGTCCGTGCGCACCTGCGGGTCGCGGTGACCACGCCGGCCGGGCGCGTGCTGAGCAACCATCAGGACATCGTGGTCAGCGACACCTACAGCGACACCATTCGTGAGGCACGCCGCCGCCACGAGCGACGACTCGAGTCGATCATCGCGGATGGCGCCGCGGAACAGGTCTTCCGCGCTCCCGACCCGCACAACACCGCCCGGTTCGTCCTCGGCGCCCTCAACGGCGTGCCGCGGTGGGCCGGTTCCCAGGCCACCGCGGTGCTGACCGACTCCATCGCGGAGCAACTCGTCGACCACCTGATCAACGGCATCGGAACCGGGCCGGACACAGCCGGGGGCTGA
- a CDS encoding thiolase family protein, with amino-acid sequence MDVAIVGTGITRFGMFVGTRLRELAAEAADAALADAGVQPDEIGLVVFGNAAAGVLTGQEMIRAHTALGGSRVAGRPMVSVENACASSSSAFHLGAMAVSSGAYDHVLVVGAEKMTGTDRTRAGRALATAVDVELTGEQDGSRPVFMEIYAAEARAYLERTGASARDLALVAAKSLLNGSLNPIAQNRTALTADEILAARTIVAPLTRPMCSSIGDGAAACVLTRTDLARRRDRPSVRVLASAVGAARVGDAGDVVGRTARAAYEQAGVGPDGIDLFEVHDAASPAELVIAEEIGIAAAGEGARLARDGATGIGGTRPVNVSGGLLARGHPIGATGAAQIVELADQLRGRGGARQVRQARIGLAENAGGSLGDGPAACVVTILAAVG; translated from the coding sequence ATGGACGTAGCGATCGTGGGTACCGGCATCACCCGGTTCGGCATGTTCGTCGGCACCCGGCTGCGCGAGCTGGCCGCCGAGGCCGCCGACGCGGCGCTGGCCGATGCCGGGGTGCAGCCCGACGAGATCGGGCTGGTCGTGTTCGGCAACGCCGCGGCCGGCGTCCTCACCGGACAGGAGATGATCCGGGCCCACACGGCGCTGGGCGGATCGCGCGTCGCCGGACGGCCGATGGTGTCGGTCGAGAACGCCTGCGCGTCGAGTTCGAGCGCGTTCCACCTCGGGGCGATGGCGGTCTCCTCCGGCGCCTACGACCACGTCCTGGTGGTCGGTGCGGAGAAGATGACCGGCACCGACCGGACGCGCGCCGGGCGGGCACTGGCCACGGCCGTCGACGTCGAGCTGACCGGGGAGCAGGACGGGTCGCGCCCGGTGTTCATGGAGATCTATGCGGCCGAGGCTCGCGCCTACCTGGAACGGACCGGTGCGTCGGCCCGCGACCTGGCGCTGGTCGCGGCCAAGAGCCTGCTCAACGGCAGCCTCAACCCGATCGCGCAGAACCGCACGGCGCTCACCGCGGACGAGATCCTCGCCGCGCGGACGATCGTGGCCCCGCTGACCCGGCCGATGTGCTCCTCGATCGGCGACGGGGCGGCCGCCTGCGTGCTGACCCGGACCGACCTGGCCCGCCGACGCGACCGGCCGTCCGTGCGGGTGCTGGCCTCGGCGGTCGGGGCGGCCCGCGTCGGCGACGCCGGGGACGTGGTCGGGCGCACCGCGCGGGCCGCCTACGAACAGGCCGGCGTCGGCCCGGACGGGATCGACCTGTTCGAGGTGCACGACGCCGCGTCGCCCGCCGAGCTGGTGATCGCCGAGGAGATCGGCATCGCCGCGGCCGGCGAGGGCGCCCGGCTCGCCCGTGACGGCGCCACGGGCATCGGCGGCACGCGGCCGGTGAACGTGTCCGGCGGACTGCTGGCCCGGGGCCACCCGATCGGCGCCACCGGGGCGGCGCAGATCGTCGAGCTCGCCGACCAGCTGCGCGGGCGGGGCGGGGCTCGCCAGGTGCGGCAGGCACGGATCGGCCTCGCCGAGAACGCCGGTGGCTCCCTGGGCGACGGGCCCGCCGCCTGCGTCGTCACGATCCTGGCCGCCGTCGGGTGA
- a CDS encoding FadR/GntR family transcriptional regulator gives MGGLSSAESRAAGGSVPRVTARRMMREAVARRLVPGDRLASEPTLMSYFDVSRGSLRETLRVLSYLGAIDVRSGPGGGARIARPGPRVVGSALAIALQFRGTTLRGLLEARAVLEPVAARLVAQRGDTSDLAMLRACHDRLAASSTAAHRQRERLEFHRLLAAATGNDVLELVLTALAWMGDALDRTGPGPGDGSDEARGALLAAIGAGDAAGAAGHAATVLAATTGRLRDGAARALDERVLWPDVDELPDIEDRKDVATWT, from the coding sequence GTGGGAGGCCTGTCGAGCGCCGAGAGCCGGGCCGCCGGTGGCTCCGTCCCCCGGGTGACGGCGCGCCGAATGATGCGCGAGGCCGTCGCGCGGCGACTCGTCCCCGGCGACCGGCTGGCGTCGGAGCCGACCCTGATGAGCTACTTCGACGTCTCGCGCGGCTCGCTGCGGGAGACGCTGCGCGTGCTGTCCTACCTCGGCGCCATCGACGTGCGCAGCGGACCGGGCGGCGGCGCCCGGATCGCTCGGCCGGGGCCGCGTGTCGTGGGCAGCGCGCTGGCCATTGCGCTGCAGTTCCGCGGCACCACGTTGCGCGGGCTGTTGGAGGCGCGAGCGGTGCTGGAGCCCGTCGCGGCCCGGCTGGTCGCGCAGCGGGGGGACACGTCCGACCTCGCGATGCTGCGCGCCTGCCACGACCGTCTCGCCGCCTCCTCGACCGCCGCGCACCGGCAGCGCGAGCGCCTGGAGTTCCACCGGCTCCTGGCCGCGGCCACCGGGAACGACGTGCTGGAGCTGGTCCTCACGGCGCTGGCCTGGATGGGCGACGCGCTGGACCGGACGGGGCCGGGGCCGGGGGACGGATCCGACGAGGCGCGTGGCGCCCTGCTGGCGGCGATCGGGGCGGGCGACGCCGCCGGCGCGGCCGGGCACGCGGCGACCGTGCTCGCCGCCACGACCGGCCGGCTGCGTGACGGCGCGGCGCGAGCCCTCGACGAGCGGGTGCTGTGGCCCGACGTCGACGAGTTGCCCGACATCGAGGACAGGAAGGACGTCGCGACATGGACGTAG
- a CDS encoding acyl-CoA dehydrogenase family protein, which produces MQSGTPDSLFVFSREHADFEASVAALGRREFYDGYLARATTEEMCWDELKALGRHGLLGMTLPAAHGGQDADPVTVGIACEQMARSDFNLAYLIFGSVLLDGLLAGLPAHVGEPVVHAVAAGEQVVCLALTEPRGGSDASGLSVRARPVEGGFRLSGEKTSVTLGAHATHAIVVGTVDPALRSRGTRRLLVPLDDPSIGRQRFADPGFRPLSRVGLSFDDTFVPAEHEITDGGSGLAAQLADFDFTRALLGLMVIGAARRAMDTTIDWVRRREAFGAPIATYQGVSFTLAEWDTQLEAARWLCYRTLGLRAAGLPHTREAAMCKWWAPRIAVQAINDCIVLHGHVGWSTEMPLQQLLLDVSGLQIGDGTPQIQKLVIARQLIGREHVG; this is translated from the coding sequence ATGCAATCTGGTACACCAGATAGTCTCTTCGTCTTCTCGCGCGAGCACGCCGACTTCGAGGCCTCGGTCGCGGCGCTGGGCCGCCGCGAGTTCTACGACGGCTACCTCGCGCGGGCGACCACGGAGGAGATGTGCTGGGACGAGCTCAAGGCCCTGGGGCGCCACGGGTTGCTCGGGATGACGCTCCCGGCTGCTCACGGCGGACAGGACGCGGACCCCGTCACGGTCGGCATCGCCTGCGAGCAGATGGCCCGTTCGGACTTCAACCTGGCCTACCTGATCTTCGGGTCGGTACTGCTCGACGGCCTCCTCGCGGGGTTGCCGGCGCACGTCGGCGAGCCGGTGGTGCACGCGGTGGCAGCCGGCGAGCAGGTCGTGTGCCTGGCACTGACGGAGCCCCGCGGTGGTTCCGACGCCTCCGGGCTCTCGGTGCGCGCCCGGCCCGTCGAGGGCGGTTTCCGGTTGTCGGGGGAGAAGACCTCGGTCACGTTGGGTGCGCACGCCACCCACGCGATCGTCGTCGGCACCGTCGACCCCGCGCTGCGGTCGCGCGGGACGAGGCGCCTGCTGGTGCCGCTGGACGACCCGAGCATCGGCCGGCAGCGGTTCGCCGACCCCGGCTTCCGACCGCTGAGCCGGGTCGGGCTGAGCTTCGACGACACGTTCGTCCCCGCCGAGCACGAGATCACCGACGGCGGCAGCGGCCTGGCCGCGCAGCTGGCCGACTTCGACTTCACCCGCGCACTGCTGGGACTGATGGTGATCGGCGCCGCCCGCCGCGCCATGGACACCACGATCGACTGGGTGCGCCGGCGCGAGGCGTTCGGCGCGCCGATCGCCACCTACCAGGGCGTGTCGTTCACCCTCGCCGAGTGGGACACGCAGCTCGAGGCGGCCCGCTGGCTGTGCTACCGGACGCTCGGCCTGCGCGCCGCGGGCCTGCCGCACACGCGGGAGGCCGCGATGTGCAAGTGGTGGGCGCCGCGGATCGCGGTGCAGGCCATCAACGACTGCATCGTGCTGCACGGCCACGTCGGGTGGTCCACCGAGATGCCGTTGCAGCAGCTGTTGCTCGACGTCAGCGGCCTGCAGATCGGCGACGGCACCCCGCAGATCCAGAAGCTCGTGATCGCCCGCCAGCTGATCGGCCGCGAGCACGTCGGCTGA
- a CDS encoding Rieske 2Fe-2S domain-containing protein: MVNTASPPMVSASSRGFPYRSHPTGWFHVGWSAEFVAGEVVPLRYFSRDLVAFRGESGTLSIMDAHCPHLGAHMGYGGSVCGDELVCPFHGWQWNAEGHNTRIPYSSRPNRGQRVTVWPVQEVNGLVMLWYDATGAEPTWELPLIPGYDTDTFYPVHPHCTGEWLNRPVAPQFLGENLADSAHQKYVHEATDVPEIVEFSGEGPLWHSRQRMVWGRGKGDTWLTPSGGKVGHLDIQGWGIGIALFRFEGIDDTVQIQSITPVDDTVSDLRMTNFVPRHEPGAVVPTERAAKRIEHLRRQVGRDLVVWEHMTYIARPPLPPEEAKPYLAYRRWADQFYPEAAAPAVSSATGRS, translated from the coding sequence ATGGTCAACACCGCGTCACCGCCGATGGTGAGTGCATCGAGCCGCGGGTTCCCCTACCGCAGCCATCCCACCGGCTGGTTCCACGTGGGCTGGTCGGCGGAGTTCGTGGCCGGCGAGGTGGTGCCGCTGCGCTACTTCAGTCGCGACCTCGTCGCCTTCCGCGGTGAGTCCGGCACGTTGTCGATCATGGATGCGCACTGCCCGCACCTCGGGGCGCACATGGGCTACGGCGGGTCGGTGTGCGGCGACGAGCTCGTCTGCCCGTTCCACGGCTGGCAGTGGAACGCCGAGGGGCACAACACCCGGATCCCCTACAGCAGCAGGCCCAACCGGGGGCAGCGGGTCACCGTCTGGCCGGTCCAGGAGGTCAACGGCCTGGTCATGCTCTGGTACGACGCGACCGGCGCCGAGCCCACCTGGGAGCTGCCCCTGATTCCCGGCTACGACACCGACACCTTCTACCCGGTGCACCCGCACTGCACCGGCGAGTGGCTCAACCGCCCGGTGGCACCGCAGTTCCTCGGCGAGAACCTCGCCGACTCGGCGCACCAGAAGTACGTCCACGAGGCGACGGACGTGCCGGAGATCGTCGAGTTCTCCGGGGAGGGCCCGCTGTGGCACTCCCGGCAGCGGATGGTCTGGGGACGAGGCAAGGGCGACACCTGGTTGACCCCCTCCGGTGGGAAGGTCGGTCACCTCGACATCCAGGGCTGGGGGATCGGCATCGCCCTGTTCCGCTTCGAGGGCATCGACGACACCGTCCAGATCCAGTCGATCACGCCCGTCGACGACACCGTCTCGGACCTCCGGATGACCAACTTCGTGCCGCGTCACGAACCCGGCGCCGTGGTGCCGACCGAACGTGCGGCCAAGCGCATCGAGCACCTGCGACGGCAGGTGGGCCGGGATCTCGTGGTGTGGGAGCACATGACTTACATCGCGCGGCCCCCGCTGCCGCCGGAGGAGGCCAAGCCGTACCTGGCATACCGGCGGTGGGCGGACCAGTTCTACCCCGAGGCGGCGGCACCCGCGGTGTCGTCCGCGACGGGTCGGTCGTGA
- a CDS encoding flavin-containing monooxygenase: MSTAGAPAADPTGGDEIVDAVVVGAGFAGLYMLHRLRRLGLSTRGYEAGAGVGGTWYWNRYPGARCDSESVYYSYSFSAELQQEWEWSERYASQPEILRYLEHVADRFDLRRDFRFSTRVVAARFDQAGSCWSVRTDTGEQVRARFLVSAVGCLSLPNVSALPGVGNFRGPVLHTGRWPHEPVDVAGRRVGVLGTGSSGVQAIPLLAEQAGHLTVFQRTPNYSVPARNAPADPVTGAAVKADYDAIRERCRRSLGGFPFDVDPRSALSVSPTEREDLYRGLWDTGGMRFVFGGFADVLTDRAANDVAADFVRARIGEAVRDPATAEALTPRDHPFGTRRPALDTGYYETYNRDDVTLVDLRRTPVVEVTERGLRTTEAEYPLDVLVLATGFDAMTGSMLAMDVVGRDGVALRQKWIDGPRTLLGLMSAGFPNLFTITGPLSPSVFSNMPTCIEQHVDWIAGCLDHMLRNGHVLIEPTVEAEDGWVEHAARVAARTLLGAVDSWWTGADVPGKPRVGYPYVAGVGAYRTACDAVTASGYDGFVLTPSAPVRRRPEGAPA; the protein is encoded by the coding sequence GTGAGCACGGCGGGCGCCCCGGCCGCCGACCCCACCGGCGGTGACGAGATCGTCGACGCGGTCGTCGTCGGAGCCGGGTTCGCGGGCCTCTACATGCTTCACCGGCTGCGCCGGCTCGGCCTCAGCACGCGTGGCTACGAGGCGGGCGCCGGGGTGGGTGGCACCTGGTACTGGAACCGCTACCCGGGTGCCCGCTGCGACTCCGAGAGCGTCTACTACTCCTACTCCTTCTCCGCGGAGCTGCAGCAGGAGTGGGAATGGAGCGAGCGGTACGCGTCGCAGCCGGAGATCCTGCGCTACCTCGAGCATGTCGCGGACCGGTTCGACCTACGTCGCGATTTCCGGTTCAGCACCCGGGTCGTGGCGGCGAGGTTCGACCAGGCGGGATCGTGCTGGTCGGTCCGGACGGACACCGGCGAGCAGGTGCGGGCCCGCTTCCTGGTCTCCGCGGTCGGCTGCCTGTCGCTGCCGAACGTCTCCGCGCTGCCCGGCGTCGGGAACTTCCGCGGCCCCGTGCTGCACACCGGTCGGTGGCCGCACGAACCGGTGGACGTCGCCGGTCGCCGGGTCGGGGTGCTCGGCACCGGCTCGTCGGGGGTGCAGGCGATCCCGCTGCTCGCCGAGCAGGCCGGGCACCTGACGGTCTTCCAGCGCACCCCCAACTACAGCGTTCCGGCGCGCAACGCACCGGCCGACCCGGTGACCGGTGCGGCGGTGAAGGCCGACTACGACGCGATCCGCGAGCGCTGCCGGCGTTCCCTGGGTGGCTTCCCGTTCGACGTCGACCCGCGCTCGGCGCTGTCGGTGTCACCCACGGAGCGGGAGGACCTCTACCGCGGCCTCTGGGACACCGGGGGGATGCGGTTCGTCTTCGGCGGGTTCGCCGACGTGCTGACCGACCGCGCCGCCAACGACGTGGCCGCGGACTTCGTGCGGGCCCGGATCGGCGAGGCGGTGCGCGATCCGGCCACCGCAGAGGCGCTCACCCCGCGTGACCATCCCTTCGGTACCCGGCGCCCGGCCCTCGACACCGGCTACTACGAGACCTACAACCGCGACGACGTGACGTTGGTCGACCTGCGCCGGACCCCCGTGGTGGAGGTGACCGAACGTGGTCTGCGCACCACGGAGGCCGAGTACCCACTCGACGTGCTCGTGCTGGCGACCGGATTCGACGCCATGACCGGATCCATGCTGGCGATGGACGTCGTCGGACGCGACGGTGTCGCGCTCCGGCAGAAGTGGATCGACGGGCCCCGCACCCTCCTTGGCCTGATGTCCGCGGGCTTCCCGAACCTGTTCACGATCACCGGCCCGCTCAGCCCGTCGGTGTTCTCCAACATGCCCACCTGCATCGAGCAGCACGTCGACTGGATCGCCGGGTGCCTCGATCACATGCTCCGCAACGGTCACGTCCTGATCGAGCCGACGGTCGAGGCCGAGGACGGCTGGGTCGAGCACGCCGCGCGCGTCGCGGCGCGCACGCTGCTCGGCGCGGTGGACTCCTGGTGGACCGGCGCCGACGTGCCCGGCAAACCGCGCGTCGGGTACCCCTACGTCGCCGGTGTCGGGGCCTACCGCACGGCGTGTGACGCGGTCACGGCGAGCGGCTACGACGGTTTCGTGCTCACCCCCAGCGCGCCGGTACGGCGCCGACCGGAAGGTGCCCCGGCATGA
- a CDS encoding class I adenylate-forming enzyme family protein, whose protein sequence is MTMNLGRFITSHAQEFPAKSAITVGDCSLTYPELELRTTGLAGGFAGLGLGRGDVVAAVLENCVEMPELFFACAKAGTVLAPMVTRRVDDEIDALVAKCGARVLVVGPDHRDRVAAMRAAGMLAGIATVVEIGPPPTADGVLAYEDLVASGAGVPLPVGVGDDDPVILFSTGGTTGLPKLGVHTHATVLQNHYAFQWNIGFRPQDVCLHPMPPYHASILVTTLTHMIVGASTIVTPKFDPTEFLSIIDRERVSYVFLMPPVLFNWLVDAGIDDYDLSSITKLFVPGGNFFNRDVVAKYLPDTELFYLYSQTENTTTCLLRGKDIFERRQSVGRLDARLEWRLVDDEDRDVPPDTPGELLLRGASVIPEYFADPEETARAWRGGWFHTGDMLRRDPDGYFYFEGRGKEVIKTGGENVYAVRVESVLVEHPAVREVAVVGAHDEKWGERVCACVVPAEGAAVDPSELIAFCRGKLAGFEIPKTYHLIDALPVNPVGKILKRELTARIDGGELGQVGAA, encoded by the coding sequence ATGACGATGAACCTCGGGCGTTTCATCACCTCGCACGCGCAGGAGTTCCCCGCCAAGTCCGCGATCACGGTCGGCGACTGCTCGCTGACCTACCCCGAGCTGGAACTGCGGACCACCGGGTTGGCCGGTGGCTTCGCCGGGCTGGGTCTCGGGCGCGGCGACGTCGTCGCGGCGGTCCTGGAGAACTGCGTGGAGATGCCGGAGCTGTTCTTCGCCTGCGCGAAGGCCGGCACGGTCCTGGCGCCGATGGTCACCCGCCGCGTCGACGACGAGATCGACGCACTGGTCGCCAAGTGCGGCGCCCGGGTTCTGGTGGTCGGTCCCGACCACCGCGACCGCGTCGCGGCGATGCGCGCCGCCGGGATGCTGGCCGGGATCGCGACGGTCGTGGAGATCGGGCCACCGCCCACCGCGGACGGCGTGCTGGCCTACGAGGACCTGGTGGCCTCGGGTGCGGGGGTGCCGCTCCCGGTCGGCGTCGGCGACGACGACCCGGTGATCCTGTTCTCCACCGGCGGCACGACCGGCCTGCCCAAGCTCGGCGTGCACACCCACGCGACCGTGCTGCAGAACCACTACGCGTTCCAGTGGAACATCGGCTTCCGGCCGCAGGACGTCTGCCTGCACCCGATGCCGCCCTACCACGCCTCCATCCTGGTCACCACCCTGACGCACATGATCGTCGGGGCCTCCACGATCGTCACGCCCAAGTTCGACCCCACCGAGTTCCTCTCGATCATCGACCGGGAGCGGGTCAGCTACGTCTTCCTGATGCCGCCGGTGCTGTTCAACTGGCTCGTCGACGCCGGCATCGACGACTACGACCTGTCGAGCATCACGAAGCTGTTCGTGCCCGGCGGCAACTTCTTCAACCGCGACGTCGTCGCGAAGTACCTGCCCGACACCGAGCTGTTCTACCTGTACTCCCAGACCGAGAACACCACGACCTGCCTGCTGCGCGGCAAGGACATCTTCGAACGCCGCCAGTCCGTCGGGCGGCTGGATGCGCGGCTCGAGTGGCGCCTGGTGGACGACGAGGACCGTGACGTGCCCCCCGACACCCCCGGTGAGCTGTTGCTGCGCGGCGCGTCGGTGATACCGGAGTACTTCGCCGATCCCGAGGAGACCGCGCGCGCCTGGCGTGGCGGGTGGTTCCACACCGGCGACATGCTGCGCCGCGACCCGGACGGGTACTTCTACTTCGAGGGCCGGGGGAAGGAAGTGATCAAGACCGGCGGCGAGAACGTCTACGCCGTGCGCGTCGAGAGCGTTCTGGTCGAGCATCCCGCCGTGCGCGAGGTGGCGGTCGTCGGTGCGCACGACGAGAAGTGGGGCGAGCGGGTGTGCGCCTGCGTCGTGCCGGCCGAGGGGGCGGCGGTGGATCCGAGTGAGCTCATCGCGTTCTGCCGCGGCAAGCTCGCGGGATTCGAGATCCCCAAGACCTATCACCTGATCGACGCGCTGCCGGTCAACCCGGTCGGGAAGATCCTCAAGCGCGAGCTGACCGCGCGGATCGACGGGGGCGAGCTGGGCCAGGTCGGTGCCGCGTGA